From the genome of Aspergillus fumigatus Af293 chromosome 1, whole genome shotgun sequence, one region includes:
- the cap2 gene encoding F-actin-capping protein subunit beta, translating to MPPPLSPRARTLVGQVKRNVQFHVELHQYNTNPTPHTMADIQFDSALDLLRRLNPRDTKQNLQAITSIVPDLTEDLLSSVDQPLEIRRCPKTNRDYLLCDYNRDGDSYRSPWSNEFDPPLEDGTVPSERVRKLEVAANEAFDVYRELYYEGGVGSVYFWDLDDGFAGVILLKKGVTPGAKSSGEWDSIHVFEATDRARMSHYKLTSTVILHLANENEALGEMDLSGNMTRQMEVDLPVESDASHVANVGRLVEDMELKMRNLLQEVYFGKAKDVVGELRSKPLLCHGRTKAMDADKNTGLAPLSETNKEKAAHLEMIRSMQR from the exons ATGCCACCCCCACTTTCTCCCCGCGCACGCACCTTAGTCGGCCAAGTCAAGAGGAACGTCCAGTTTCACGTAGAGCTTCACCAATACAACACTAATCCAACTCCTCACACCATGGCAGACATCCAATTTGACAGTGCGCT cgatcttcttcggcgtCTCAACCCCCGTGACACGAAACAGAACCTGCAGGCCATTACGTCGATCGTCCCAGACCTGACTGAAGACCTCCTATCCTCCGTCGACCAGCCTCTAGAGATCCGCCGCTGCCCGAAGACCAACCGCGATTACCTGCTCTGCGATTACAACCGGGACGGGGACAGCTACCGCTCGCCCTGGAGCAATGAGTTTGATCCGCCACTGGAGGATGGCACGGTTCCCAGCGAGCGGGTGAGGAAGCTCGAGGTTGCGGCCAACGAGGCCTTCGATGTGTATCGGGAGCTGTACTATGAGGGCGGCGTGGGCAGCGTTTACTTCTGGGATTTGGATGATGGGTTTGCGGGCGTTATCCTCCTGAAGAAAG GTGTCACACCCGGAGCGAAGAGCTCAGGAGAGTGGGACAGCATTCATGTCTTCGAGGCGACTGATAGGGCGCGCATGTCTCATTACAAGCTAACGAGCACGGTCATCCTGCACTTGGCGAACGAGAATGAGGCCCTTGGCGAGATGGATCTCAGCGGCAATATGACCCGGCAGATGGAGGTTGATCTTCCTGTGGAATCGGATGCGAGCCATGTCGCCAATGTCGGTAGGCTCGTTGAGGATATGGAGTTGAAGATGCGGAACTTGTTGC AGGAGGTCTACTTTggcaaggccaaggatgTGGTGGGTGAGCTTCGAAGTAAGCCACTTCTCTGTCACGGTAGAACCAAGGCAATGGATGCTGACAAGAATACAGGCCTCGCACCGCTTTCGGAAACCAATAAAGAGAAGGCTGCACACCTGGAGATGATTAGATCCATGCAGCGGTAA
- a CDS encoding HD domain-containing protein yields MAPPTELHHLYTTMAAFVTSCMSAHDPSHNPAHVHRVVTLARTILEKEQLLHPDITYDEDVVKLAALLHDIGDRKYLTQVAAATSAAGEQQQQQAAVDPGRMVEQALLAHGADVALAARVQTIVTHVSYSKEVKDPATVRRLIDEEGYVELAVVQDADRLDALGAVGIGRCFTFLGAQGRKYLSPEEPWDMNNAIAHFQDKLERLEGMMKTQTGREMARVRTQRLIEFRKWWEEEMEEATHIP; encoded by the coding sequence ATGGCTCCCCCAACAGAACTCCACCACCTCTACACCACCATGGCCGCCTTCGTGACGTCCTGCATGTCAGCCCACGATCCCTCCCACAACCCAGCCCACGTCCACCGCGTCGTCACATTAGCCCGCACAATCCTCGAGAAAGAACAGCTCTTGCACCCGGACATCACCTACGACGAGGATGTCGTCAAACTCGCTGCCTTGCTCCATGACATCGGGGACAGGAAGTATCTGACGCAGGTCGCCGCGGCCACATCCGCAGCTggagagcagcagcagcagcaggcggCGGTTGATCCGGGCCGGATGGTGGAGCAGGCGCTATTAGCGCACGGAGCGGACGTGGCGCTCGCGGCGAGGGTGCAGACCATCGTGACGCATGTGTCGTACTCGAAGGAGGTTAAAGATCCTGCGACGGTGCGGAGGTTGATAGACGAGGAAGGGTATGTGGAGCTGGCGGTGGTGCAGGATGCGGACCGGTTGGATGCATTAGGGGCAGTGGGGATTGGGCGGTGTTTTACGTTCCTGGGCGCGCAGGGAAGGAAGTATCTTAGTCCTGAAGAACCGTGGGATATGAATAACGCTATAGCTCACTTTCAGGACAAGCTGGAGCGGTTGGAGGGGATGATGAAAACGCAGACGGGGAGGGAAATGGCTCGCGTGCGGACACAGCGGTTGATCGAGTTTCGCAAATggtgggaggaggagatggaggaggcaaCTCATATTCCTTGA
- the mph1 gene encoding 3'-5' DNA helicase, giving the protein MSVSGDDFDDYFDDEIDDVIVPGTSDTVESVQTNNRPAKQSDISISQGNEEDEFQSPDRLSGNAVQFEDVERTSKYNVFIPKCKNVQENIFVTQLTQPPSPPEMIRGPRWKKPGPEPLAPEPATTRVGANHQSDQYHDEDKEMEAAIAASLRSFEEENGGDVPSTASGSTPARTAAAPCAAPKGTAADVPFDLDDIPDDAFDSDLSLSPPRSTSQATRGPPVQSQFRTNRPLGLRQSTLFDMAARNPDISSQRGEQIFSPPEKSEPPTHHKLNEEALNTWVYPTNLGKTRDYQFNIAQRGLFHNLLVALPTGLGKTFIAATIMLNWYRWTKSAQIIFVAPTKPLVAQQISACFQVAGIPRSETTMLTGEAAPGIRAEEWKSKRVFFMTPQTLVNDLKSGIADPKRIVLLVVDEAHRATGGYAYVEVVKFLKRYNKSFRVLALTATPGSTVESVQAIIDDLGIAKVEIRTEQSLDIREYVHARDTEVQTFQNSDEMVLCMELFTRTLQPLVDQLRNLNAYWGRDPMALTAFGLTKARQQWMGSDAGRNANLALKGKVNAIFTVLASLAHAIDLLKYHGITPFYRHLLHFQSNTDGQKGGKYQRQIVQDESFKKLMNHLQPWTKNPDFIGHPKLEYLKQVVLNHFMDRGEGTAANGDQSQSATRIMIFVHFRDSAEEVVRVLKRHEPLIRPHVFVGQSSAKGSEGMDQKTQLSIVQKFKKGTYNTIVATSIGEEGLDIGEVDLIVCYDSSASPIRMLQRMGRTGRKRAGNIVLLLMQGKEEESYIKAKDNYEKMQQMIASGTRFTFHDDKSPRILPPGVRPVAEKRQIDIPVENTQADLPEPRRRARPPKRPPKKFHMPDDVETGFAKASSLTGKVTKKAETKRAVRKPTPEPVEVPALEEVLLTPRQQQDLERRYCHIAGTSPEFIRNPRVDAYPRLQSVPRPTKAVKHGSLTSRMIGTLQKMGKVSVDCESRYRKVLALDSSKEIVDSVLSRDPWPPAKNSGRLGEKTHAFKRPSATPRPNNVHVREDENEDNCTPELVSPEKLMSSFLEPHTERPPYSSQRSQDAFELDFPDVETLLNRSAERHVSRKRNRFVLDDDSDE; this is encoded by the exons ATGTCAGTCTCTGGTGACGACTTTGATGATtattttgatgatgagattgacgacGTTATCGTTCCTGGAACATCCGATACAGTTGAGTCAGTCCAGACGAACAACCGTCCAGCAAAGC AATCCGATATCTCCATAAGTCAGGgcaacgaggaggacgaaTTTCAATCGCCCGACCGACTGTCTGGTAACGCTGTTCAATTCGAGGATGTCGAGAGAACCTCCAAGTACAACGTCTTTATACCAAAATGCAAGAACGTCCAGGAGAATATCTTCGTCACGCAACTGACCCAGCCGCCTTCGCCCCCGGAGATGATTCGTGGCCCTCGATGGAAGAAGCCTGGCCCCGAACCTCTTGCGCCCGAACCTGCAACGACCAGAGTAGGCGCTAATCATCAATCGGATCAGTATCATGatgaagataaagaaatGGAGGCTGCTATTGCAGCATCATTGCGCTCatttgaggaagagaatgggGGAGATGTCCCCTCCACTGCATCCGGGTCTACGCCGGCACGGACTGCTGCCGCACCGTGCGCCGCACCGAAAGGGACTGCAGCGGACGTGCCATTCGATCTTGATGATATACCAGATGACGCCTTCGATTCGGACCTATCCTTGTCGCCGCCCAGATCGACATCTCAAGCGACACGCGGACCACCTGTTCAATCTCAATTTAGAACCAATCGCCCACTTGGCCTACGGCAATCCACGTTATTCGACATGGCTGCACGAAATCCTGACATTTCCTCGCAGCGAGGAGAGCAAATATTCTCGCCACCGGAGAAAAGCGAACCTCCTACTCATCACAAACTCAACGAAGAGGCTCTAAACACATGGGTCTACCCCACTAATTTGGGGAAGACAAGAGATTACCAATTCAACATCGCACAGCGAGGTCTTTTCCATAATCTGCTGGTTGCGCTTCCTACTGGTCTTGGAAAAACGTTCATCGCTGCGACCATTATGCTCAATTGGTATCGATGGACAAAGAGTGCTCAAATCATCTTCGTAGCACCGACAAAGCCCCTGGTAGCTCAGCAGATTTCTGCTTGCTTTCAGGTGGCCGGCATCCCGCGATCAGAGACGACCATGCTGACAGGTGAAGCTGCACCAGGCATTCGCGCGGAGGAATGGAAAAGCAAACGTGTTTTCTTCATGACCCCTCAAACCCTCGTCAATGATCTCAAGTCAGGAATAGCCGACCCGAAACGTATCGTCCTGCTCGTTGTTGACGAAGCTCATCGTGCTACTGGCGGCTATGCATACGTGGAAGTGGTCAAGTTCCTCAAGCGGTATAACAAGAGCTTCCGGGTCCTCGCCCTTACTGCAACTCCAGGTTCCACTGTGGAATCGGTGCAAGCCATCATTGATGACCTGGGTATTGCCAAGGTGGAGATTCGCACCGAGCAGTCTCTTGACATACGGGAGTATGTACATGCTCGCGACACCGAGGTGCAAACGTTCCAGAATTCCGACGAAATGGTGCTGTGCATGGAACTTTTCACAAGGACTCTGCAGCCGCTTGTCGACCAACTTCGTAACCTTAACGCCTACTGGGGAAGGGATCCTATGGCTCTCACCGCGTTCGGTCTCACCAAGGCCCGTCAGCAATGGATGGGTTCAGATGCTGGGAGGAATGCGAACCTTGCCCTGAAGGGCAAAGTCAACGCAATTTTTACCGTCCTCGCGAGTTTGGCCCATGCCATCGATCTCTTGAAATATCACGGTATCACGCCATTTTATCGACACCTTTTACACTTTCAGTCTAACACTGATGGCCAAAAGGGGGGTAAATATCAACGCCAGATTGTACAGGACGAAAGCTTCAAGAAACTCATGAACCATCTCCAGCCTTGGACTAAGAACCCAGATTTCATCGGCCATCCGAAGTTAGAATACCTCAAACAGGTCGTACTCAATCACTTCATGGATCGTGGAGAAGGGACGGCAGCCAATGGAGACCAAAGTCAGTCTGCGACACGAATCATGATATTTGTACATTTCCGTGATAGCGCTGAGGAAGTGGTCAGAGTTCTAAAGCGGCACGAGCCTTTGATTCGACCCCACGTGTTTGTAGGGCAGAGCAGTGCGAAAGGATCAGAGGGAATGGATCAAAAGACACAGTTAAGCATTGTGCAGAAGTTCAAGAAAGGCACATATAATACTATCGTCGCGACCTCGATAGGTGAAGAAGGTCTCGATATTGGCGAGGTCGATCTCATTGTCTGCTATGACTCTTCGGCGTCGCCCATTCGCATGCTCCAGCGCATGGGACGTACTGGCCGTAAGAGAGCTGGTAATATTGTGCTGCTTCTGATGCAGGGTAAAGAAGAGGAGTCTTATATTAAGGCCAAAGACAATTATGAGAAAATGCAGCAGATGATAGCCAGCGGTACTCGTTTCACCTTTCATGACGACAAATCCCCTCGCATTTTGCCCCCAGGAGTTCGTCCTGTGGCTGAGAAAAGGCAAATCGATATTCCGGTGGAGAATACGCAGGCTGATTTACCAGAGCCCAGAAGGAGAGCAAGGCCCCCAAAAAGGCCGCCGAAGAAGTTCCATATGCCAGATGACGTCGAGACTGGTTTTGCAAAGGCGTCCAGTCTAACTGGGAAAGTGACGAAGAAAGCAGAAACTAAGAGAGCCGTCCGCAAACCGACTCCAGAGCCTGTGGAGGTTCCCGCCCTGGAAGAAGTTCTCCTTACGCCAAGACAGCAACAGGATCTTGAGCGACGCTATTGTCATATTGCAGGCACAAGTCCAGAGTTCATCCGGAACCCACGTGTTGACGCCTACCCTCGCCTGCAATCTGTTCCTAGGCCGACAAAAGCTGTTAAACATGGTTCCTTGACCTCCCGCATGATTGGTACTCTCCAAAAAATGGGTAAGGTCAGTGTTGATTGTGAAAGCCGATATAGGAAAGTGTTGGCTCTGGATTCAAGCAAGGAGATTGTGGACTCAGTTCTGTCTCGCGACCCGTGGCCCCCAGCGAAGAACAGTGGAAGGCTGGGGGAAAAAACACACGCCTTCAAAAGGCCGTCGGCCACTCCGCGGCCAAACAATGTACATGTGCGGGAGGACGAGAATGAGGACAATTGCACTCCCGAACTGGTGTCTCCAGAGAAATTGATGTCATCTTTTCTGGAGCCTCATACCgaaagacccccctattCATCACAAAGAAGCCAAGATGCTTTTGAACTTGATTTCCCTGATGTTGAGACACTTCTCAATCGTAGCGCAGAGCGGCATGTTTCTCGCAAACGGAACAGATTTGTTCTCGATGACGACAGTGACGAATAA